The proteins below are encoded in one region of Methanofollis aquaemaris:
- a CDS encoding formylmethanofuran dehydrogenase subunit C: METVTLTPKEQPELFIDAENITPNAFAGKNAAEIAGLSVFEGNQTQTLGQYFEVAGKAGATAEETKIVIKGDVTKVKYIGMRMNGGEIVVEGSADMYVGAWMESGSIHVKGNVDAFSGTGMKGGEIEVDGNAGNYLGAAYRGDWRGMQAGTIRVHGNAGSDIGTFMNGGTIIVEGDVDVHVGTHAEGGTIIVKGNGKSKIGGQMVKGEIYVFGTIDVMMPGYVYREDVDLEVDGASARFALFEGDMGERHPKRKGQVTYGKIYQKY; encoded by the coding sequence ATGGAGACGGTAACACTGACACCAAAGGAGCAGCCCGAGCTCTTTATCGACGCGGAAAACATCACTCCCAATGCATTCGCAGGGAAAAACGCCGCGGAGATCGCCGGGCTGTCTGTCTTTGAAGGGAACCAGACCCAGACTCTCGGCCAGTACTTCGAGGTCGCCGGCAAGGCCGGGGCCACGGCCGAGGAGACAAAGATCGTCATCAAGGGCGATGTCACCAAGGTCAAGTACATCGGCATGAGGATGAACGGCGGCGAGATCGTCGTCGAGGGTTCAGCCGACATGTACGTCGGGGCCTGGATGGAAAGCGGCAGTATCCATGTGAAGGGTAATGTCGACGCTTTCTCTGGCACAGGCATGAAAGGCGGCGAGATCGAGGTCGACGGCAATGCCGGAAACTATCTCGGCGCCGCCTACCGCGGTGACTGGAGAGGCATGCAGGCCGGGACCATTCGTGTCCACGGCAATGCCGGCTCTGACATCGGAACCTTCATGAACGGAGGAACCATCATCGTCGAGGGTGACGTGGACGTCCACGTCGGCACCCACGCCGAGGGCGGTACCATCATCGTGAAGGGCAACGGCAAGTCCAAGATCGGTGGCCAGATGGTGAAGGGCGAGATCTACGTCTTTGGCACCATCGATGTCATGATGCCCGGTTATGTCTACCGGGAGGACGTTGACCTTGAAGTCGACGGTGCATCAGCCAGGTTTGCCCTCTTTGAGGGTGATATGGGTGAACGCCATCCCAAGCGGAAAGGTCAGGTCACCTACGGTAAAATCTACCAGAAATACTAA
- the mcrB gene encoding coenzyme-B sulfoethylthiotransferase subunit beta has translation MAKYSDTIDLYDDEGKLLKSGVALERISPVVNPAIKKVIDMTKRTIAVNVAGIEKGIKTGAVGSKADSIAGRTMDLDVVKDVDAIKAKIQEMVQVEEGDDTQIKDFGGKLLLVEVPKARIEAAATYDAAITAVAAATTYAILDQYDIGPFDAPMVKAAVWGTYPQTMDMKGANVASILSIPQNNEGLGFALRNIPANHVVMITGRNAMQGAALSSTFEHAGQFEMGNAIGPFERAQLLGYAFQGLNANNLVYDLVKTNGQSGTVGTVVQSLVERAIEDKVIAPGKKGGYFQYYDTKDPMLWNAYAAAGTLAGTMVNCGAGRFAQAVSSTLLYFNDLLEHETGLPGCDYGRVMGTAVGFSFFSHSIYGGGGPGIFNGNHVVTRHSAGFAIPCVVAACSVDAGTQMFAPEGTSKIYGETYGQIEEFAKPIQNIAKEV, from the coding sequence ATGGCAAAATACTCAGACACGATCGACCTCTACGACGACGAAGGAAAACTTCTGAAGAGCGGGGTCGCACTTGAGAGGATCAGCCCGGTTGTCAACCCGGCGATCAAGAAGGTCATCGACATGACCAAGCGGACGATCGCGGTCAACGTGGCCGGGATCGAGAAAGGCATCAAGACCGGTGCGGTCGGTTCCAAGGCCGACTCAATCGCCGGGCGGACGATGGACCTTGACGTTGTCAAGGACGTCGATGCCATCAAGGCGAAGATCCAGGAGATGGTCCAGGTCGAAGAGGGCGACGACACCCAGATCAAGGACTTCGGAGGCAAACTCCTCCTCGTCGAGGTGCCGAAGGCCCGTATCGAGGCCGCCGCCACCTACGACGCGGCGATCACCGCCGTTGCGGCGGCGACCACCTACGCGATCCTCGACCAGTACGACATCGGGCCCTTCGACGCCCCGATGGTCAAGGCGGCAGTCTGGGGCACCTACCCGCAGACCATGGATATGAAGGGCGCAAACGTCGCTTCCATCCTGTCCATCCCCCAGAACAACGAAGGTCTCGGTTTCGCCCTGAGGAACATCCCGGCCAACCACGTCGTGATGATCACCGGTCGCAACGCCATGCAGGGTGCGGCCCTTTCCTCGACCTTCGAGCACGCGGGTCAGTTCGAGATGGGCAACGCCATCGGACCCTTCGAGCGCGCCCAGCTCCTCGGCTATGCCTTCCAGGGCCTCAACGCCAACAACCTGGTCTACGATCTCGTCAAGACCAACGGCCAGAGCGGCACGGTCGGCACCGTCGTCCAGTCCCTGGTCGAGCGTGCGATCGAGGACAAGGTTATCGCTCCAGGCAAGAAGGGCGGGTACTTCCAGTACTACGACACCAAGGACCCGATGCTCTGGAACGCCTATGCGGCAGCCGGCACCCTTGCCGGGACCATGGTCAACTGTGGTGCCGGGCGGTTCGCCCAGGCGGTCTCCTCGACGCTCCTGTACTTCAACGACCTGCTTGAGCACGAGACCGGTCTCCCCGGCTGTGACTACGGCCGTGTAATGGGTACCGCTGTCGGGTTCTCCTTCTTCAGCCACTCCATCTATGGTGGTGGCGGTCCGGGTATCTTCAACGGCAACCACGTCGTGACCAGGCACTCGGCAGGCTTCGCCATTCCGTGTGTGGTCGCCGCCTGTTCTGTCGACGCAGGCACCCAGATGTTCGCGCCAGAGGGCACCTCCAAGATCTACGGCGAGACCTACGGCCAGATCGAGGAGTTCGCAAAACCGATCCAGAACATCGCAAAGGAAGTATAA
- the mcrD gene encoding methyl-coenzyme M reductase operon protein D, producing MTEATYPQCRIVPARFLNPETVERLLTRILEIGGIRRLILNGPRLPPTVPYGPARGTPNPHPMRKAIRVGDQEMELQVHVGTILLELEDRSYIDSIRQACDEVFVKFPYGFSEGKFIKTQATVSDYAKYGPDADKLILGMTDPKSRSGPLIIQGTK from the coding sequence ATGACAGAAGCCACATATCCCCAGTGTAGGATTGTGCCTGCGCGTTTCCTCAACCCGGAGACAGTGGAACGTCTCCTCACCAGGATCCTGGAGATCGGTGGGATCAGGAGGCTGATTTTGAACGGACCCCGCCTCCCCCCCACCGTCCCCTATGGCCCGGCCCGGGGTACACCAAACCCTCACCCCATGCGAAAGGCGATCAGGGTCGGAGACCAGGAGATGGAACTTCAGGTGCATGTGGGAACGATCCTCCTCGAACTCGAGGATCGGTCGTACATCGACTCCATAAGGCAGGCATGCGACGAAGTCTTCGTGAAATTCCCGTACGGTTTCTCGGAGGGGAAGTTCATAAAGACACAAGCGACCGTTTCAGACTATGCAAAGTACGGACCCGACGCGGACAAACTCATCCTCGGCATGACCGATCCGAAGAGCCGCAGCGGGCCCCTTATTATTCAGGGAACTAAGTGA
- the mcrC gene encoding methyl-coenzyme M reductase I operon protein C — translation MPIGRVTQVVDCRESMGMGKGGGLAQRGTISECRRPDVIVVGMSPGRRHVTKPVCDITSALRREGVEFSVSTLVLNAGSGVPPDAPGIAGSVLGAYFGLTPQEIEQIEEHKVAILHHGNVRSHVVQKVRFILEHVDVKAVVVSQCPIDYEDLAKEGVKTALVMPPPDRVKTRGSVEAIVSGVTRGQTPNREKMAEVITAVTRLMKEHNPR, via the coding sequence ATGCCGATCGGAAGGGTAACCCAGGTAGTGGACTGCAGAGAGAGTATGGGTATGGGCAAAGGCGGAGGCCTTGCCCAGCGAGGAACCATATCAGAATGCCGCCGCCCCGACGTAATCGTCGTCGGGATGTCGCCAGGACGCAGGCATGTGACAAAGCCGGTCTGCGACATCACGTCCGCCCTGAGAAGGGAAGGGGTGGAGTTCTCAGTGAGCACGCTCGTGTTGAACGCGGGCAGCGGTGTTCCCCCCGATGCCCCCGGCATTGCGGGGTCAGTCCTTGGCGCCTACTTCGGGCTCACCCCCCAGGAGATCGAGCAGATAGAAGAGCATAAGGTCGCGATCCTCCACCACGGGAATGTCCGATCCCATGTGGTGCAGAAGGTCAGGTTCATCCTGGAGCATGTCGACGTCAAGGCCGTCGTCGTCTCCCAGTGTCCGATCGACTACGAGGATCTCGCAAAAGAGGGCGTCAAGACCGCCCTCGTCATGCCTCCCCCGGACAGGGTCAAGACCAGAGGAAGTGTCGAGGCGATCGTCTCCGGCGTCACCCGTGGCCAGACCCCTAACAGGGAGAAGATGGCTGAAGTCATCACAGCCGTTACCAGATTGATGAAAGAACACAACCCAAGGTGA
- the mcrG gene encoding coenzyme-B sulfoethylthiotransferase subunit gamma → MAYKPQFGPGTSVVAENRRKQMNPDYQLEKLREVTDEDIVLILGHRAPGAAYPTAHPPLAEQQEPDCPIRKIVEPTEGAKAGDRVRYIQFADSMFNAPSQPYQRTYMECYRFRGIDPGTLSGRQIVECRERDLESYSKDLVNTEVFDPARIGVRGATVHGHSLRLAEDGMMFDMLQRCVLGDDGIVRYVKNQIGEPLDRAVEVGKPMDEAWLKAHTTMFHSLAGTGFRDDQEYVEYVQRIHSLRTKYGFMPKEE, encoded by the coding sequence ATGGCATATAAACCACAGTTTGGACCAGGTACGTCTGTCGTCGCCGAGAACCGGCGCAAGCAGATGAACCCGGACTACCAGCTCGAGAAGTTGCGTGAAGTAACTGACGAGGACATCGTCCTGATCCTCGGGCACCGCGCCCCTGGCGCAGCCTACCCGACGGCCCACCCGCCCCTGGCAGAGCAGCAGGAGCCGGACTGCCCGATCAGAAAGATCGTCGAACCGACCGAAGGCGCAAAGGCCGGCGACCGCGTCCGCTACATCCAGTTTGCAGACTCGATGTTCAACGCGCCCTCGCAGCCGTACCAGCGGACGTACATGGAGTGTTACCGCTTCCGCGGCATCGACCCCGGTACGCTCTCCGGCCGTCAGATCGTCGAGTGCCGCGAGCGTGACCTGGAAAGTTACTCCAAGGATCTTGTCAACACCGAGGTCTTCGACCCGGCCAGGATCGGTGTCCGCGGTGCAACGGTGCACGGTCACTCCCTCCGTCTTGCAGAGGACGGCATGATGTTCGACATGCTCCAGCGCTGCGTACTCGGCGATGACGGTATCGTCAGGTACGTCAAGAACCAGATCGGCGAGCCCCTGGACCGTGCGGTCGAGGTCGGCAAGCCGATGGACGAGGCCTGGCTCAAGGCGCACACCACCATGTTCCACTCACTCGCCGGAACCGGGTTCCGCGATGACCAGGAGTATGTCGAGTATGTGCAGCGGATCCACTCGCTGAGGACCAAGTACGGCTTCATGCCGAAGGAGGAGTGA
- the mcrA gene encoding coenzyme-B sulfoethylthiotransferase subunit alpha — MAKIERAQKLFLKSLKEKFQDQDVQSEKTEFYKFGGIRQSPRKLEFMKASQAIEMQRGIAMYDPERCHLGGLPMGQRQLMTYEVSGTGVYVEGDDLHFVNNSAMQQMWDDIRRTVIVGMDLAHATLQKRLGKEVTPETINEYLHILNHAMPGAAVVQEHMVETHPGLVDDCYVKVFTGDDELADDIEPQFLINVEKLFPGESAEALKAAVGKSMWQAIHIPTIVSRTCDGGTTSRWSAMQIGMSFIAAYRMCAGEAAVADLSFAAKHAGVIQMADILPARRARGPNEPGGIKFGHFSDMIQADRKYPNDPAKASLEVVGAGTMLFDQIWLGSYMSGGVGFTQYATAAYTDNILDEFTYYGMDYIKDKYKVDWQHPNAADKVTSSQDVVNDIATEVTLNAMEQYEQFPTMMEDHFGGSQRAGVIAAASGLSTGIATGNSNAGLNGWYLSMLLHKEGWSRLGFFGYDLQDQCGSANSLSVRPDEGCIGEFRGPNYPNYAMNVGHQGEYAAIVGSAHYSRGDAWSMNPLIKIAFADPSLKFDFAEPRREFAKGAIREFEPAGERSLIIPAR, encoded by the coding sequence ATGGCAAAGATTGAGAGGGCACAGAAACTGTTCCTGAAGTCGCTCAAGGAGAAGTTCCAGGACCAGGACGTTCAGTCCGAGAAGACCGAATTCTACAAGTTCGGTGGCATCCGCCAGTCCCCGAGGAAACTCGAGTTCATGAAGGCGAGCCAGGCAATTGAGATGCAGCGCGGGATCGCGATGTATGACCCCGAGCGCTGCCACCTTGGCGGACTGCCGATGGGTCAGCGCCAGCTGATGACCTACGAGGTCTCAGGCACCGGCGTCTATGTCGAGGGCGACGACCTGCACTTCGTCAACAACTCTGCGATGCAGCAGATGTGGGACGACATCCGCAGGACCGTCATCGTCGGCATGGACCTCGCGCACGCCACCCTCCAGAAGAGGCTGGGCAAGGAGGTCACCCCCGAGACGATCAACGAATACCTCCACATCCTCAACCACGCGATGCCGGGCGCAGCCGTGGTTCAGGAGCACATGGTCGAGACCCACCCGGGCCTTGTCGATGACTGCTATGTGAAGGTCTTCACCGGCGACGACGAACTCGCCGACGACATCGAACCCCAGTTCCTCATCAACGTCGAGAAACTCTTCCCCGGCGAGTCGGCGGAGGCCCTGAAGGCCGCGGTCGGCAAGTCGATGTGGCAGGCAATCCACATCCCGACCATCGTCTCCAGGACGTGCGACGGCGGTACCACCTCCAGGTGGTCTGCGATGCAGATCGGTATGTCCTTCATCGCCGCGTACCGCATGTGCGCCGGTGAGGCGGCAGTCGCCGACCTTTCCTTCGCTGCAAAGCACGCCGGCGTCATCCAGATGGCCGACATCCTCCCGGCCCGCCGTGCACGCGGTCCGAACGAGCCGGGCGGCATCAAGTTCGGTCATTTCTCCGACATGATCCAGGCCGACCGGAAGTACCCCAACGACCCCGCAAAGGCGTCCCTCGAGGTCGTCGGTGCCGGCACGATGCTCTTCGACCAGATCTGGCTTGGTTCCTACATGTCAGGCGGTGTCGGGTTTACCCAGTACGCCACCGCAGCGTACACCGACAACATCCTCGATGAGTTCACCTACTATGGTATGGACTATATCAAGGACAAGTACAAGGTGGACTGGCAGCACCCGAACGCCGCAGACAAGGTCACTTCCAGCCAGGACGTCGTCAACGACATCGCCACCGAGGTCACCCTCAACGCGATGGAGCAGTACGAGCAGTTCCCGACCATGATGGAAGACCACTTCGGCGGTTCCCAGCGTGCCGGCGTCATCGCCGCGGCGTCCGGTCTCTCCACCGGTATCGCAACCGGCAACTCGAATGCCGGTCTCAACGGCTGGTACCTCTCCATGCTCCTGCACAAGGAAGGCTGGAGCCGTCTCGGCTTCTTCGGCTACGACCTGCAGGACCAGTGCGGTTCAGCCAACTCGCTCTCGGTCAGGCCTGACGAAGGCTGTATCGGCGAGTTCCGTGGCCCGAACTACCCGAACTACGCAATGAACGTCGGTCACCAGGGCGAGTACGCCGCCATCGTCGGCAGCGCCCACTACAGCCGCGGCGACGCGTGGTCCATGAACCCGCTGATCAAGATCGCCTTCGCCGACCCGTCCCTCAAGTTCGACTTTGCCGAGCCGAGGCGCGAGTTTGCAAAGGGTGCGATCCGCGAGTTCGAGCCTGCAGGCGAGCGCTCGCTCATCATCCCGGCCAGGTAA
- the mtrE gene encoding tetrahydromethanopterin S-methyltransferase subunit E: MESVLFGIGVTALAGALATIAGAAEDTESNIGSQGDPNSQVQLAPQMGYIHRIYNKAVSGEPPAYGLWVTISAGVAWAFMATGMNPVLALVIASALAIFVQGVYATTAYLGRTASLAKFEQPVYIDVIKSVTTVTMAHAFVAVFPAVVMCYLLIAALGHPFPLPLLGIVWGIALGAAGSATGNPFYGKERQYQSQKFGAGVPISASGNIVRYAEAGQRSSLDNGWFTAKLAGPASGICFGLIVFLEIWRTVLFEDVASGWGAIIAGVVIILIFTIIDRYVEVWARKNYGPYQAEATEEVSA, encoded by the coding sequence ATGGAAAGCGTATTATTTGGCATTGGAGTAACAGCATTGGCAGGTGCCCTTGCTACAATTGCAGGCGCTGCTGAGGATACTGAGTCCAACATCGGGTCGCAGGGTGACCCGAACTCTCAGGTCCAACTGGCTCCACAGATGGGCTATATTCACCGGATTTACAACAAGGCTGTGTCCGGTGAGCCGCCCGCATATGGTCTGTGGGTCACCATCAGCGCAGGTGTAGCGTGGGCATTCATGGCAACGGGGATGAACCCGGTGCTTGCCCTTGTTATCGCTTCTGCACTCGCAATCTTCGTGCAGGGTGTGTATGCAACGACTGCCTACCTCGGAAGGACGGCCAGTCTTGCGAAGTTTGAACAACCGGTATACATCGATGTCATCAAGTCGGTGACCACCGTGACGATGGCGCACGCCTTTGTCGCCGTGTTCCCGGCAGTCGTGATGTGTTACCTTCTCATCGCGGCACTCGGTCACCCGTTCCCGCTGCCTCTTCTGGGCATCGTCTGGGGTATCGCTCTTGGTGCCGCCGGTTCTGCGACCGGAAACCCGTTCTATGGTAAGGAACGTCAGTACCAGTCCCAGAAGTTCGGCGCTGGTGTGCCGATCTCCGCGTCCGGCAACATCGTCAGGTACGCGGAAGCAGGTCAGCGCAGCTCTCTCGACAACGGCTGGTTCACCGCAAAGCTCGCGGGTCCGGCATCAGGCATCTGTTTCGGCCTGATCGTGTTCCTCGAAATCTGGAGAACCGTGCTCTTTGAGGACGTTGCCTCAGGCTGGGGCGCTATCATCGCCGGTGTCGTGATCATCCTGATCTTCACGATCATCGACCGGTACGTCGAAGTCTGGGCACGGAAGAATTACGGTCCGTACCAGGCAGAAGCAACTGAGGAGGTGTCCGCGTGA
- the mtrD gene encoding tetrahydromethanopterin S-methyltransferase subunit D yields MTAIAAGSGGGEGINPVASAIGIVLILITLAITYFAVPAGLAALVGVIVGGLLIGFGIHFVPVGGAPAAMGQAPGIATGVAMLATGAGLAGLFGGAWAAANPEFSFAVVIAAGAVGGGLMMAITCLMVNIIYIFGMGIPAASGKVAKDPITGDTQEAYKSQGTEGHGLPFISYVGGVIGGLLGGAGGTLIYYELLQVYTATLPGMFGADAAEVLPIAVSLAGIFAVGMFLVNAVLAAYNITGTIEGPHDPKFKRFPRAIIGCATASAVCGLFAILIVMGV; encoded by the coding sequence GTGACCGCAATTGCAGCAGGCTCAGGCGGAGGCGAAGGGATCAACCCCGTCGCATCAGCCATTGGTATTGTTCTTATTCTCATCACGCTCGCAATTACCTACTTTGCCGTTCCAGCCGGCCTGGCGGCACTTGTCGGCGTCATTGTCGGTGGCCTTCTCATCGGCTTTGGTATTCACTTCGTGCCGGTCGGCGGTGCCCCGGCTGCCATGGGGCAAGCCCCAGGTATTGCGACCGGTGTGGCAATGCTCGCCACCGGTGCCGGTCTCGCCGGCCTCTTCGGTGGGGCATGGGCCGCAGCCAACCCCGAGTTTAGTTTTGCGGTCGTCATCGCCGCCGGCGCTGTCGGTGGCGGTCTGATGATGGCGATCACCTGTCTGATGGTCAACATCATCTACATCTTCGGCATGGGTATCCCGGCCGCGTCCGGTAAGGTCGCAAAGGATCCGATCACCGGCGACACCCAGGAGGCATACAAGTCCCAGGGTACCGAGGGTCACGGTCTGCCGTTCATCTCCTATGTCGGAGGTGTCATTGGTGGTCTCCTCGGCGGTGCCGGCGGTACGCTCATCTACTACGAGCTCCTCCAGGTCTATACCGCGACTCTCCCCGGCATGTTCGGTGCCGACGCCGCTGAAGTGCTGCCGATCGCAGTCTCGCTCGCCGGGATCTTTGCCGTCGGTATGTTCCTGGTGAACGCCGTGCTCGCCGCGTACAACATCACGGGTACCATCGAAGGCCCCCACGACCCGAAGTTCAAGCGCTTCCCGCGTGCCATCATCGGGTGTGCAACCGCTTCGGCTGTCTGCGGGCTCTTTGCAATTCTGATTGTGATGGGGGTGTGA
- the mtrC gene encoding tetrahydromethanopterin S-methyltransferase subunit MtrC, whose amino-acid sequence MTVQITASEGGIPHNTIMAVGLVGSLVCLYLTYANQFLNAEYAAFFGGLAAVFALLWGTDTIKNLCSYGIGTGVPSAGMIAFGTGVIAMLLATKVETIVPFSAPIAAVVFGAIVGAVAGWIANEVMRMNIPVMVRSLTEMAIIGAIVLMGFTAAMAGGFGFDALAAREIAILGPLTTTSYVGSLLGGCLLAVSFMLGSLALQHPFNACLGPGEQQDRTMMLAAECGFLSMIAVAAISFAFIAFPAALLSLIVAIVGWYYTYVRFIELSKRDAFAWLDAKPILEPKGDD is encoded by the coding sequence ATGACCGTACAAATTACTGCATCCGAAGGCGGCATCCCGCACAACACGATCATGGCAGTCGGCCTGGTCGGCTCTCTGGTCTGTCTGTACCTGACCTATGCCAACCAGTTCCTCAACGCCGAGTATGCCGCGTTCTTTGGCGGACTCGCCGCAGTGTTCGCCCTTCTCTGGGGAACTGACACCATCAAGAACCTCTGCAGCTACGGTATCGGTACCGGTGTCCCGTCGGCAGGTATGATCGCCTTTGGTACCGGTGTCATTGCCATGCTGCTTGCAACCAAGGTCGAGACGATAGTCCCGTTCTCCGCCCCGATCGCCGCCGTCGTATTCGGCGCAATCGTCGGTGCGGTGGCAGGCTGGATCGCAAATGAGGTCATGCGGATGAACATCCCGGTCATGGTCCGCTCGCTCACCGAGATGGCCATCATCGGCGCTATCGTCCTCATGGGCTTCACTGCCGCCATGGCAGGCGGGTTCGGCTTCGACGCCCTCGCTGCGCGGGAGATCGCAATCCTCGGACCTCTCACCACGACGTCCTATGTCGGCTCGCTCCTTGGCGGCTGTCTGCTTGCGGTCTCGTTCATGCTCGGCAGCCTCGCCCTGCAGCACCCGTTCAACGCGTGCCTCGGACCTGGCGAACAGCAGGACAGAACCATGATGCTCGCTGCTGAGTGCGGGTTCCTCTCGATGATTGCCGTCGCTGCGATCTCGTTTGCGTTCATCGCCTTCCCGGCGGCTCTTCTCTCGCTGATCGTCGCTATCGTCGGGTGGTACTACACCTACGTCCGCTTCATCGAGCTCTCCAAGCGCGATGCCTTCGCGTGGCTCGACGCAAAGCCGATTCTTGAACCGAAGGGTGATGACTGA
- the mtrB gene encoding tetrahydromethanopterin S-methyltransferase subunit MtrB gives MGYVQVLPEFGLVADPMVGVVTTAGVSYQPVIDKVELLEKYTDDLVGMLSGEGAFVASFPGREKSLAIAGSVTALWYGIAVGLLIAGVIALALM, from the coding sequence ATGGGATACGTGCAGGTACTGCCCGAATTCGGGCTGGTCGCTGACCCGATGGTCGGCGTTGTTACCACAGCAGGCGTCTCCTACCAGCCAGTGATCGATAAGGTCGAGTTACTTGAGAAGTACACCGACGACCTCGTTGGGATGCTTTCCGGAGAGGGCGCTTTCGTTGCTTCTTTCCCTGGCAGGGAGAAGTCACTGGCCATCGCCGGCAGTGTCACCGCCCTGTGGTATGGTATCGCAGTCGGACTGCTCATCGCAGGGGTTATCGCCCTTGCACTGATGTGA
- the mtrA gene encoding tetrahydromethanopterin S-methyltransferase subunit A codes for MADKTSPASGWPLIKGDFHSGDANSCVAVVTMGSHLDEQGICDAGAALCGSCKTENLGLEKVIANVIANPNIRFVLLCGTEVKGHLSGQTLRALHEGGLEGGKVVGSKGAIPFIENLDDAAVKRFQEQTEVVDIMESEDLGEIKAKISELVGKDPGAFDAAPIVVEVKEEEGGAGEEAGEAVELNGDLALIHARFKTIEKMVTDIGYRDRFAAGVYSGKIEGLMIGLIVSFSILGLLLLG; via the coding sequence ATGGCAGACAAGACATCACCGGCGAGTGGCTGGCCCCTGATCAAGGGCGACTTCCACTCTGGCGACGCAAATTCATGTGTCGCCGTCGTCACCATGGGCTCTCACCTCGACGAGCAGGGGATCTGTGATGCAGGCGCCGCACTCTGCGGTTCATGCAAGACAGAGAACCTCGGCCTGGAGAAGGTCATTGCAAACGTCATTGCAAACCCGAACATCAGGTTTGTCCTCCTCTGTGGTACCGAAGTCAAGGGCCACCTCTCAGGCCAGACCCTCAGGGCGCTCCACGAGGGCGGTCTCGAGGGTGGCAAGGTCGTCGGCTCCAAGGGCGCTATCCCGTTCATCGAGAACCTCGATGACGCAGCGGTCAAGCGTTTCCAGGAGCAGACCGAAGTCGTCGACATCATGGAGTCCGAAGACCTCGGCGAGATCAAAGCAAAGATCTCCGAACTCGTCGGAAAGGATCCGGGCGCGTTCGACGCGGCCCCGATCGTTGTCGAGGTTAAGGAGGAAGAAGGCGGAGCAGGAGAGGAAGCCGGAGAGGCTGTAGAACTCAACGGGGACCTCGCACTTATTCACGCCAGGTTCAAGACCATCGAGAAGATGGTGACCGACATCGGATACCGGGACAGGTTCGCCGCCGGTGTCTACTCAGGCAAGATCGAAGGACTGATGATCGGCCTGATTGTGTCGTTCTCCATCCTCGGGCTTCTCCTGCTGGGGTGA
- a CDS encoding tetrahydromethanopterin S-methyltransferase subunit F: MAEEDKKTGGAIRMNAIDSIVADIQYKSQIIARTNKIDSGIMDSGIPGFAAGLFISLLLIVVPVVVLM, encoded by the coding sequence ATGGCGGAAGAAGACAAGAAGACAGGTGGCGCGATCAGGATGAATGCTATCGACAGCATCGTGGCAGACATCCAGTACAAGTCGCAGATTATCGCCAGGACAAACAAGATCGACTCAGGCATCATGGACTCCGGGATCCCCGGCTTTGCAGCCGGGCTGTTCATCTCGCTGCTCCTTATCGTGGTGCCTGTAGTGGTGCTGATGTGA
- the mtrA gene encoding tetrahydromethanopterin S-methyltransferase subunit A: MADKTSPASGWPLIKGDFHSGDANSCVAVVTMGSHLDEQGICDAGAALCGSCKTENLGLEKVIANVIANPNIRFVLLCGTEVKGHLSGQTLRALHEGGLEGGKVVGSKGAIPFIENLDDAAVKRFQEQTEIVDIMESEDLGEIKAKISELAGKDPGAFGAAPIIVEVKEAEGGAEGGAVAGASPQFLEIEQRLDEIETKIEFVNAEVAQRVGRKVGRDIGILYGLVAGLIVFMMLIFLLPKLM, encoded by the coding sequence ATGGCAGACAAGACATCACCGGCGAGTGGCTGGCCCCTGATCAAGGGCGACTTCCACTCTGGCGACGCAAATTCATGTGTCGCCGTCGTCACCATGGGCTCTCACCTCGACGAGCAGGGGATCTGTGATGCAGGCGCCGCACTCTGCGGTTCATGCAAGACAGAGAACCTCGGTCTGGAGAAGGTCATTGCAAACGTCATTGCAAACCCGAACATCAGGTTTGTCCTCCTCTGTGGTACCGAAGTCAAGGGCCACCTCTCAGGCCAGACCCTCAGGGCGCTCCACGAGGGCGGTCTCGAGGGCGGCAAGGTCGTCGGCTCCAAGGGCGCTATCCCGTTCATCGAGAACCTCGATGACGCAGCGGTCAAGCGTTTCCAGGAGCAGACCGAGATCGTCGACATCATGGAGTCCGAAGACCTCGGCGAGATCAAGGCAAAGATCTCTGAACTCGCCGGAAAGGATCCGGGCGCGTTCGGCGCGGCACCAATAATCGTCGAGGTCAAGGAAGCCGAAGGCGGCGCAGAAGGCGGAGCAGTCGCCGGCGCAAGCCCACAGTTCCTTGAGATCGAGCAGAGACTCGACGAGATCGAAACAAAAATTGAGTTCGTAAACGCCGAGGTCGCCCAGCGTGTCGGCCGCAAGGTCGGCAGGGACATCGGCATTCTCTACGGATTAGTGGCAGGACTGATCGTCTTCATGATGCTGATTTTCCTGCTCCCCAAGTTGATGTAA